The Hymenobacter sp. DG01 genome has a segment encoding these proteins:
- a CDS encoding HAD family phosphatase, producing the protein MPSDLQPYALIFDMDGTLIDNTSFQAEAFQLLFRDLGLTTDARRMLDRLNGMPASKILQTVFTDPVPKKKLEEYAAQREFLYRVLYWDHRKEVAGLTTFLKAARAAGFKTALGTGSASDTIHYIIDYLDLRRYFDVIVGKDDVERGKPHADTYTTTSRQLGIPPERCLVFEDAILGEQSAYKAGMRCITLTTTLRPEQFQAPLRVIKDFTEITPEQILELLEQQPPTPKPSKELAKRQYMRL; encoded by the coding sequence ATGCCCTCCGACCTCCAGCCGTATGCCCTCATTTTCGATATGGACGGCACCCTTATCGACAATACCTCCTTTCAGGCCGAAGCTTTTCAGCTTTTATTCCGGGACCTGGGCCTGACCACCGACGCCCGCCGCATGCTGGATCGACTTAATGGCATGCCGGCTTCCAAGATCTTGCAAACTGTTTTTACTGATCCGGTTCCCAAGAAAAAGCTGGAAGAATATGCGGCCCAGCGCGAGTTTCTTTACCGCGTTCTGTACTGGGACCACCGGAAAGAGGTAGCAGGCCTCACCACGTTTCTGAAAGCTGCCCGCGCAGCCGGCTTCAAAACAGCGCTCGGTACTGGCTCCGCCTCCGACACTATCCATTACATCATCGACTACCTGGATTTGCGCCGCTATTTCGACGTGATAGTTGGCAAGGACGACGTGGAGCGCGGCAAGCCCCACGCCGATACCTACACTACTACCTCCAGGCAGTTGGGCATTCCGCCGGAGCGCTGCCTCGTATTCGAGGATGCCATTTTGGGCGAGCAATCTGCCTACAAAGCCGGTATGCGCTGCATCACACTCACCACCACCCTCCGGCCCGAGCAGTTCCAGGCACCGCTGCGGGTTATAAAGGACTTCACCGAAATAACACCCGAGCAGATTTTGGAGCTACTGGAGCAGCAGCCCCCTACCCCCAAGCCCAGCAAGGAACTGGCCAAGCGGCAGTATATGCGGCTCTGA
- a CDS encoding NAD(P)H-hydrate dehydratase gives MKILTAAQTHQADQATLQAQDIRSEDLMERAAAAFCEWLLARLATDPARPLHIFCGPGNNGGDGLAIARRLYQEGFAAQVWLLPASKYSPDFQLNRQRLPPELACQELNPEQLPQLPPDALVLDALFGTGLSRPLSGTAAGVVRHLNDSGVCVVAVDIPSGLFSDAPQPSESIIARARYTVSFELPKLAFLLPQNAEWVGEWQVLPIGLDQTFIHNTPVDNFFVDGDFLLGRLPARSKFSHKGTFGHALLLAGSQGKIGAAVLASKACLRAGVGLLTVRVPAVGYNILQTAVPEAMALTDPATDFVTELPDLKPYAAVGIGPGLGQEDATLDVLRQLLRKAAVPLVLDADALNLLGANPDLLSLLPPDSLLTPHPKEFERLVGAPARDDYHRLEQLRTFAQAHGCYCVLKGAYTALATPEGALYFNSTGNPGMATGGSGDVLTGLLLALRADKRLTALDAALLGLYAHGRAGDLAAQKTGEAGLVAGDLVRFIGPALQALTSLPPQL, from the coding sequence ATGAAAATCCTGACTGCCGCCCAGACCCACCAAGCCGACCAGGCCACGCTCCAAGCCCAGGACATCCGCTCCGAAGACCTGATGGAACGGGCCGCCGCGGCCTTTTGCGAGTGGCTGCTGGCCCGCCTCGCCACCGACCCGGCCCGCCCGCTGCACATCTTCTGCGGGCCCGGCAACAATGGCGGCGACGGACTGGCCATTGCCCGGCGGCTGTACCAGGAGGGTTTTGCGGCCCAGGTCTGGCTGCTGCCGGCCAGCAAGTATTCCCCCGATTTTCAGCTAAACCGTCAGCGCCTCCCCCCGGAGCTGGCTTGCCAGGAGCTGAACCCCGAGCAGCTGCCCCAGCTTCCGCCTGATGCGCTGGTACTGGATGCGCTGTTTGGTACGGGCCTGAGCCGGCCCCTATCGGGTACTGCCGCTGGAGTCGTGCGGCACCTGAACGATTCGGGCGTCTGCGTGGTGGCAGTGGATATTCCCTCGGGGCTGTTTTCCGACGCCCCGCAACCTTCCGAGAGCATAATTGCCAGGGCCCGCTACACCGTCAGTTTTGAGCTGCCCAAGCTGGCCTTTCTACTGCCTCAGAACGCTGAGTGGGTAGGCGAGTGGCAGGTCTTACCTATCGGTCTTGATCAGACCTTTATCCACAATACGCCTGTGGATAACTTTTTCGTGGATGGTGATTTTCTTTTGGGCCGCCTGCCTGCCCGGAGTAAGTTCAGCCACAAAGGCACCTTTGGGCACGCGCTACTACTGGCGGGCAGCCAGGGCAAAATAGGCGCCGCCGTGCTGGCCTCAAAGGCCTGTCTGCGCGCGGGCGTAGGCCTGCTGACGGTGCGGGTGCCGGCCGTGGGCTACAACATCCTGCAAACAGCCGTACCCGAAGCCATGGCCCTGACGGACCCCGCTACCGATTTCGTGACCGAGCTGCCGGACCTGAAGCCCTACGCGGCCGTGGGCATCGGGCCGGGGCTGGGGCAGGAAGATGCTACCCTGGACGTGCTGCGTCAGCTTCTGCGCAAAGCCGCCGTGCCGCTGGTACTGGATGCCGACGCCCTGAATCTGCTGGGCGCCAACCCCGACCTGCTCAGCCTGCTACCCCCCGATTCTCTGCTAACCCCGCACCCCAAGGAATTTGAGCGACTGGTAGGTGCGCCCGCCCGCGACGACTACCACCGCCTGGAGCAGCTGCGCACGTTTGCCCAGGCCCACGGCTGCTACTGCGTGCTGAAAGGCGCCTACACGGCCCTGGCTACCCCCGAGGGCGCCCTGTACTTCAACAGCACCGGCAACCCCGGCATGGCCACCGGCGGCAGCGGCGACGTGCTGACCGGCCTGCTACTGGCGCTGCGGGCCGACAAGCGCCTTACTGCCCTCGATGCAGCGCTGCTGGGCCTTTATGCCCACGGCCGCGCTGGCGACCTGGCCGCCCAGAAAACCGGGGAAGCTGGCCTCGTAGCCGGTGATTTGGTGCGGTTTATCGGGCCGGCCCTGCAGGCGCTGACTTCCCTACCCCCTCAGCTGTGA
- the pafA gene encoding alkaline phosphatase PafA has protein sequence MKKSLSLLLAATLAVPALAQKAGKPLDRPKLVVGIVVDQMRYDYLYRYWNKYGAGGFRRLLGEGFSYENAHYNYVPTYTGPGHASIYTGTTPSVHGIVGNNWLVREEGKGTYVTEDKTVQPVGGSAAAGQQSPRHMLTTTITDELRLATNFQSKVIGVCIKDRGSILPAGHAANAAYWYDGGNGAFITSTFYAQQLPEWVTKFNSENRAAKYLDQAWNTLLPIAQYTESSPDDVPWEGAFKGEAKPIFPHDLPALSAAPTPAVKGNLQAAGEKAPVATARNLDLIRSTPFGNSLTLDFALEAIRAEQLGQRGQTDFLALSFSSTDYVGHQFGPNSIEAEDTYLRLDRELARLFAYLDKTVGKKQALVFLSADHGAAHSPNFLIDKKIPAGSVGPGRMRDSLQQKLVSLYGPGKWVLSYENQQVYLNRPLLTEKKLDLYQVQREVAGIMLGFTGVTRALAAEDVQKSHWESGMLMYLENGYYPKRSGDVLVVLEPGWLESYQFPINKGTTHGSSGRYDTHVPVVFWGWGVKHGKSSAPAKITDIAPTVARWLHIQEPDGCTGQPLAEVLGW, from the coding sequence TTGAAAAAAAGTCTGAGCCTATTGCTGGCCGCTACGTTGGCGGTGCCCGCCCTTGCGCAGAAAGCTGGTAAACCCCTCGACCGCCCCAAGCTGGTAGTAGGTATTGTGGTAGACCAGATGCGCTACGACTACCTCTACCGCTACTGGAATAAGTACGGCGCCGGCGGGTTCCGCCGCCTGCTGGGGGAGGGGTTCAGCTACGAAAATGCCCATTATAACTACGTGCCCACCTATACCGGGCCGGGCCACGCCAGCATCTACACGGGCACTACCCCCTCGGTGCATGGCATAGTGGGCAACAACTGGCTGGTGCGCGAGGAAGGCAAGGGCACCTACGTGACCGAAGACAAAACCGTACAGCCGGTGGGCGGCTCGGCGGCGGCCGGGCAACAGTCGCCGCGCCACATGCTGACCACTACCATCACCGATGAGCTGCGTCTGGCCACTAATTTCCAGAGCAAAGTGATAGGGGTGTGCATCAAAGACCGGGGCTCGATTCTGCCGGCCGGGCACGCGGCCAACGCGGCCTACTGGTACGACGGCGGCAACGGGGCCTTCATCACCAGCACCTTCTATGCCCAGCAGCTGCCCGAGTGGGTAACAAAATTCAACAGCGAAAATCGGGCGGCCAAGTACCTCGACCAAGCCTGGAACACGCTGCTGCCCATTGCCCAGTATACCGAAAGCTCGCCCGACGATGTGCCTTGGGAAGGCGCGTTCAAGGGAGAAGCCAAACCCATATTTCCGCACGACCTGCCAGCCCTGAGCGCGGCGCCTACCCCCGCCGTGAAAGGCAACCTGCAGGCCGCCGGCGAAAAGGCCCCTGTCGCCACAGCCCGCAATCTGGACCTGATCCGCTCTACGCCCTTCGGCAACTCCCTGACCCTGGACTTTGCCCTGGAGGCCATCCGGGCTGAGCAGTTGGGCCAGCGCGGGCAAACCGACTTTCTGGCCCTCAGCTTTAGCAGCACCGACTACGTAGGTCACCAGTTTGGGCCGAACTCTATTGAGGCCGAGGATACTTACCTGCGCCTGGACCGGGAGCTGGCGCGCCTGTTTGCCTACCTCGATAAAACCGTGGGCAAGAAGCAGGCCCTGGTGTTCCTCAGTGCCGACCACGGTGCCGCCCACTCGCCCAACTTCCTAATTGATAAGAAAATACCGGCGGGCTCGGTGGGGCCGGGCCGCATGCGCGACTCCTTGCAGCAGAAGCTGGTGAGCCTGTATGGCCCCGGCAAATGGGTGCTTAGCTACGAAAACCAGCAGGTGTACCTGAACCGCCCGCTGCTAACCGAGAAAAAGCTGGACCTCTACCAGGTGCAGCGCGAAGTGGCCGGTATCATGCTTGGCTTTACGGGCGTAACCCGCGCCCTGGCCGCCGAGGACGTACAGAAGTCACACTGGGAAAGCGGGATGCTGATGTACTTGGAAAACGGCTACTACCCCAAACGCTCCGGCGACGTGCTGGTGGTGCTGGAGCCAGGCTGGCTGGAGTCGTACCAGTTCCCCATCAATAAGGGCACAACCCACGGCTCCTCGGGCCGCTACGACACGCACGTTCCGGTAGTGTTCTGGGGCTGGGGAGTAAAGCACGGCAAGTCATCAGCTCCGGCAAAGATTACCGATATTGCACCCACCGTAGCCCGGTGGCTTCATATTCAGGAACCCGACGGCTGCACCGGGCAACCCCTGGCGGAAGTGCTCGGCTGGTAA
- a CDS encoding DUF6766 family protein: protein MPTTPPQSRLLRFLYENSLLLLVALLVVSTLVGQAFTGWHEYNTDLEDLHLAPLTLSQYLGSGHFLEATFENWESEFLQMGLYVVLTIWLRQRGSSESKKLYEKEEVDQEPDPTKDDAPGPVKRGGWQLALYRRSLSIAFFLLFFASFWLHAKGGGRGVQHRADAAGPARRWYPGVHGHDPVLV, encoded by the coding sequence ATGCCAACAACCCCTCCCCAATCCCGCCTGCTCCGATTTCTGTACGAAAATAGCCTGCTGCTCCTCGTGGCCCTGCTGGTGGTCAGTACCCTGGTAGGACAAGCCTTCACCGGCTGGCACGAGTACAACACCGACCTGGAAGACCTGCACCTGGCGCCCCTGACCCTAAGCCAGTACCTTGGTTCCGGCCATTTTCTGGAAGCTACCTTCGAAAACTGGGAAAGCGAGTTTCTGCAAATGGGGCTGTACGTGGTCCTGACCATCTGGCTGCGGCAGCGCGGCTCTTCCGAATCGAAGAAGCTTTACGAGAAAGAAGAGGTGGACCAGGAGCCCGACCCAACCAAAGACGACGCGCCCGGCCCGGTGAAGCGCGGGGGCTGGCAGCTGGCCCTCTACCGCCGCTCGCTCAGCATTGCCTTTTTCCTGCTGTTTTTTGCCTCCTTCTGGCTGCACGCCAAAGGGGGGGGCCGAGGTGTACAGCATCGAGCAGATGCAGCAGGGCCAGCCCGGCGTTGGTACCCTGGCGTACATGGCCACGACCCGGTTCTGGTTTGA
- a CDS encoding inorganic diphosphatase — MAHFNPWHDVERGEDAPQVINGIIEIPKGSKGKYELDKDSGLLKLDRVLFSAVHYPAAYGFIPQTYCDDKDPLDILVLCSVDIVPMCLVEAKVIGVMQMIDQDEEDDKIIAVAANDVSVNHYNDIADLPPHTLLEMQRFFEDYKALEHKQVTVERFMGREDAYRIIEESIKLYNETFPKGNAQSETPVEEVLS; from the coding sequence ATGGCTCATTTTAACCCCTGGCACGACGTAGAGCGTGGCGAAGACGCTCCCCAAGTTATCAACGGCATTATCGAAATTCCGAAAGGCTCGAAGGGCAAGTACGAACTGGACAAAGACAGCGGCCTGCTGAAACTGGACCGCGTCCTGTTCTCGGCTGTGCACTACCCGGCCGCCTACGGCTTCATTCCGCAAACCTACTGCGACGACAAGGACCCGCTGGATATTCTGGTGCTGTGCTCCGTGGACATTGTGCCCATGTGCCTGGTAGAAGCCAAGGTGATTGGTGTGATGCAGATGATTGACCAGGACGAGGAAGACGACAAAATCATTGCCGTGGCCGCCAACGACGTATCGGTAAACCACTACAACGATATTGCCGACCTGCCCCCGCACACCCTGCTGGAAATGCAGCGCTTCTTCGAGGATTATAAAGCTCTGGAGCACAAACAAGTGACCGTGGAGCGCTTTATGGGCCGCGAAGATGCGTACCGCATCATCGAGGAAAGCATTAAACTTTATAACGAGACGTTCCCGAAAGGCAACGCTCAGAGCGAAACTCCCGTAGAAGAGGTCCTGAGCTAA
- a CDS encoding T9SS type A sorting domain-containing protein, whose product MATTCTSQNHSLLARWLGALLLLLFLTSSTAWAESGFFKNFVVLNSGRGNVYYDTELQNTGNPDFQGADLGSFDRTTGQLILNGAEANTYENNGDDVQATRMYYRLFRQGNAPGGFQSIELGFRGRQSNGDEKWDVLTANLDLLARTNGNGTYVLEVYFEGSGVNGGTGYNVYDSRGGQNYRATFAVTGATPVSTTWTGSVNSEWFNSSNWTNGVPTAETDALIPVGPINFPDIFSGVAVVRNLTVAGTDPTNRAVLRLEGGELRVFGNFSNPASGYEQGGGVFVLARRGDQQFDGDVFFDMRIEGGGVKTLTNQASIIGTLTFTSGILQTAVNNPSVFNLTLLGATASIVNETETSFVLGVVQVRRAVGLAVPQDFGNIGFTLTTNGQAAGQTLVVRLTGLTYSGAGTSRSVQRQFNLVPDNNTNLNATLVFSYLDRELNSNPENDLVIFQSANSGQTWGLVGKDSQQTTANTITKSGVDRLTFLTLGDRNNPLPVTLTSFTATRAGSDAILRWATSQELNSAGYEVQVSTDGRAFRTLGTVASPSPTSQQARTYEFVDRESAKFGLRYYRLRQLDLDGKASLFGPQVVSFGSVATAAAYPNPFNSSLRILMQPTRGGQLTARLLDMQGREVFRRTALVEPTAQELPLDALDGLPQGTYLLHLNLPDGQQIREKLVKQ is encoded by the coding sequence ATGGCTACTACCTGTACTTCTCAAAATCACTCTCTGCTGGCCCGCTGGCTCGGGGCTCTGCTTCTCTTACTGTTCCTGACGAGCTCGACGGCCTGGGCTGAATCGGGCTTCTTCAAAAACTTTGTGGTGCTTAACAGCGGCCGCGGCAACGTGTACTACGACACAGAGTTGCAGAACACGGGCAATCCTGATTTTCAGGGTGCCGACCTGGGTTCCTTTGACCGCACTACCGGCCAGCTGATTCTGAACGGGGCCGAAGCCAACACCTACGAAAACAACGGCGACGATGTGCAGGCAACGCGCATGTACTACCGCCTCTTTCGCCAGGGCAACGCTCCGGGCGGGTTTCAGTCCATTGAGCTGGGGTTTCGGGGGCGGCAGAGCAACGGCGACGAGAAATGGGACGTTCTGACGGCCAACCTCGATCTGCTGGCGCGCACCAACGGCAATGGCACCTACGTGCTGGAAGTGTACTTTGAGGGCAGCGGGGTTAACGGCGGCACCGGGTACAACGTGTACGACAGCCGCGGCGGCCAGAACTACCGCGCTACCTTTGCGGTAACCGGCGCTACGCCCGTTTCTACTACCTGGACCGGCAGCGTAAACAGCGAATGGTTTAACAGCAGCAACTGGACCAATGGCGTTCCTACGGCCGAAACCGACGCCCTGATTCCGGTGGGTCCGATAAACTTCCCCGACATTTTCAGCGGTGTAGCCGTGGTGCGTAACCTCACTGTAGCGGGCACCGACCCCACCAACCGCGCCGTGCTGCGCCTGGAAGGCGGGGAGCTGCGGGTGTTCGGCAACTTCTCGAACCCGGCCTCAGGCTACGAGCAGGGCGGCGGGGTGTTTGTACTGGCGCGCCGCGGCGACCAGCAATTTGATGGGGACGTGTTTTTTGACATGCGCATTGAAGGCGGAGGGGTCAAGACGCTTACCAACCAGGCCAGCATCATTGGCACGCTCACCTTCACGAGCGGCATTCTGCAAACGGCCGTTAACAACCCCAGCGTGTTTAACCTGACGCTGCTGGGTGCCACGGCCAGCATTGTGAACGAAACCGAAACCAGCTTTGTGCTGGGGGTAGTGCAGGTACGCCGGGCCGTTGGCCTGGCCGTTCCGCAGGATTTTGGCAACATCGGCTTCACGCTTACTACCAACGGCCAGGCGGCCGGCCAGACGCTGGTGGTGCGCCTGACGGGCCTGACCTACTCCGGCGCGGGTACTAGCCGCAGCGTACAGCGCCAGTTTAACCTGGTGCCCGATAATAATACCAATCTGAACGCCACCCTGGTTTTCTCTTACCTTGATCGGGAGCTGAACAGCAACCCAGAAAACGACCTGGTGATTTTCCAGTCGGCCAACAGCGGCCAGACCTGGGGCCTAGTGGGTAAAGACTCCCAGCAAACTACGGCCAACACAATAACCAAATCGGGAGTTGACCGGCTGACCTTCCTGACCCTGGGCGACCGGAATAATCCGCTGCCCGTAACCCTGACCAGTTTCACGGCCACGCGTGCCGGCTCCGATGCCATCCTGCGCTGGGCTACCTCTCAGGAGCTGAACAGCGCGGGTTACGAGGTGCAGGTTTCTACCGATGGCCGCGCCTTCCGGACGCTGGGCACGGTAGCCAGCCCCTCGCCTACCAGCCAGCAGGCCCGTACCTACGAGTTTGTGGACCGCGAATCGGCTAAGTTTGGGCTGCGCTACTACCGGCTGCGCCAGCTGGACCTCGATGGCAAAGCCTCCCTGTTTGGCCCCCAGGTTGTTTCCTTTGGCTCAGTAGCTACTGCGGCCGCTTACCCCAACCCGTTCAACAGCTCCCTGCGCATCCTGATGCAGCCCACGCGGGGCGGCCAGCTCACGGCCCGCCTGCTCGATATGCAGGGCCGGGAAGTATTCCGCCGCACGGCGCTGGTAGAGCCCACGGCCCAGGAATTGCCCCTCGATGCGCTGGATGGCCTGCCCCAGGGTACGTACCTGCTGCACCTCAACCTACCCGACGGACAGCAGATTCGGGAAAAGCTGGTGAAGCAGTAA
- a CDS encoding UbiA family prenyltransferase produces the protein MPSFRSLGVGARRLTDAVLYSSVWLSLAALGLMWATFLFWRVHIPLRLGALIFSATLFLYNLDSVLPYKQSQQPGLSKRKQWMRQHRRALLLLAVLAGGVSGVLFFTDARLSLTLFLGHLGAISVLYSMPLFRRVGRWWALRDLPLLKVFLIGYVWAAVTVWIPALYLGRGVAEPVVLVLFLRRFLFILALAFVFDIRDYTKDRLTGTHTFPGLFGIQATKFIALAALVIAALLVPPGAPAGHEAALALPLLLAAVVIWFAEESRTDYYFALLTDGVMLVQFLAVWWVTDAQAAGL, from the coding sequence ATGCCGTCATTTCGTTCGTTGGGCGTGGGCGCCAGGCGCCTGACAGATGCCGTGCTGTATAGCAGCGTCTGGCTCTCGTTGGCGGCCCTGGGACTGATGTGGGCCACGTTTCTGTTCTGGCGGGTGCATATTCCGCTCCGGCTGGGGGCCCTGATTTTCTCGGCTACCCTGTTTCTTTATAACCTCGACAGCGTACTACCCTACAAGCAAAGCCAGCAGCCCGGCCTCTCCAAGCGCAAGCAATGGATGCGCCAGCACCGCCGGGCCCTGCTGCTGCTGGCAGTACTGGCCGGTGGGGTGTCTGGGGTGCTGTTTTTTACCGATGCCCGCCTGAGCCTGACGCTGTTTCTGGGGCACCTGGGGGCTATTTCGGTGCTGTACTCCATGCCCTTGTTCAGGCGTGTCGGGCGGTGGTGGGCCCTGCGCGACCTGCCCCTGCTCAAGGTGTTCCTGATTGGCTACGTGTGGGCCGCCGTCACGGTCTGGATTCCGGCCTTGTACCTGGGCCGGGGGGTAGCGGAGCCGGTGGTGCTGGTGCTGTTTCTGCGCCGCTTCCTGTTCATTCTGGCTCTGGCTTTCGTGTTCGATATCCGGGACTATACCAAAGACCGCCTAACCGGCACCCACACGTTCCCGGGGCTTTTCGGCATTCAGGCCACCAAATTTATAGCTCTGGCCGCGCTGGTAATAGCCGCCCTGCTGGTGCCGCCCGGCGCTCCGGCCGGCCACGAGGCTGCCTTGGCCCTACCCCTGCTGCTGGCCGCCGTCGTTATCTGGTTTGCTGAAGAGTCGCGCACCGACTACTACTTTGCCCTGCTCACCGATGGCGTGATGCTGGTGCAGTTTCTGGCCGTGTGGTGGGTAACCGACGCCCAGGCCGCCGGACTCTGA
- a CDS encoding DUF6766 family protein yields MATTRFWFESLQNWQSEFLSIVSLVGLSIFLRQHGSPESKPVDAAHSETGR; encoded by the coding sequence ATGGCCACGACCCGGTTCTGGTTTGAGTCGTTGCAGAACTGGCAGAGCGAGTTTCTGTCCATCGTATCTCTGGTGGGGCTGTCTATTTTTCTGCGCCAGCACGGCTCACCCGAGTCGAAGCCGGTGGATGCCGCGCACAGCGAAACTGGTCGGTAG
- the sdaAA gene encoding L-serine ammonia-lyase, iron-sulfur-dependent, subunit alpha, whose translation MSLLFNDFASWQAHCASTGEPLYQPVLAYEIEQKGRTEDEIWAGLQRAYDVMRDAVHTGLTQNMTSRSGMVNNGAKKIAASPVTVLSPEFKQLVTRALGAKEVNSCMGRVVAAPTAGASGILPGVLVTLQDLHKLEDRSILEGLLVAAGIALIIEQNASLAGAVGGCQAETGSAAAMGSGAIVYCLGGSVEETFASVAITIQCMLGLVCDPVAGLVEVPCVVRNASAAAIAFSSAQIAIAGVDPVIPVDQCVAALGEVGQSMETRYKETALGGLANTTRGREIEKMVLVQDVQILPDEQEQ comes from the coding sequence ATGTCCCTGCTTTTCAATGATTTTGCCAGCTGGCAAGCCCACTGTGCCTCCACCGGCGAGCCGCTCTACCAACCCGTTCTGGCCTACGAAATTGAGCAGAAAGGCCGCACCGAGGACGAAATATGGGCGGGCTTGCAGCGGGCCTACGATGTCATGCGCGACGCCGTGCATACCGGCCTCACCCAGAACATGACCTCGCGCTCAGGCATGGTAAACAACGGGGCCAAGAAAATTGCCGCCTCACCCGTTACCGTACTCTCGCCGGAGTTCAAGCAGCTGGTTACGCGGGCCCTGGGTGCCAAGGAAGTAAACTCGTGCATGGGCCGGGTGGTGGCCGCACCCACGGCCGGGGCCTCGGGCATTCTGCCGGGTGTGCTGGTTACCCTCCAGGACTTGCACAAGTTGGAAGACCGCTCTATTCTGGAAGGCCTGCTGGTGGCGGCGGGCATTGCCCTCATCATTGAGCAGAACGCCTCCCTGGCCGGAGCCGTAGGTGGCTGCCAGGCCGAAACGGGCTCGGCGGCTGCTATGGGCAGCGGGGCTATAGTATATTGCCTGGGCGGGTCGGTGGAAGAAACCTTCGCGTCCGTTGCCATTACTATTCAGTGCATGCTGGGTTTGGTCTGCGACCCGGTGGCGGGTCTGGTAGAGGTGCCCTGCGTGGTGCGCAACGCATCGGCGGCAGCCATTGCCTTCAGCTCGGCCCAGATTGCCATTGCCGGCGTTGACCCCGTCATTCCCGTAGATCAGTGCGTGGCGGCCCTCGGCGAAGTTGGCCAGAGCATGGAAACCCGCTACAAGGAAACGGCCCTGGGCGGCCTTGCCAACACCACCCGGGGTAGGGAAATTGAAAAGATGGTGCTGGTGCAGGATGTGCAAATCCTGCCCGACGAGCAGGAGCAGTAA
- the msrB gene encoding peptide-methionine (R)-S-oxide reductase MsrB: MQTWNDVIRLANHGSPAPDKRVEKTDAEWRAQLTPEQYHVTRQHGTERAFTGEYCEAHEAGLYACVCCGTPLYDSRTKFESGTGWPSFTQPVQENAIRYKKDTSYGMTRVEVLCNVCDAHQGHVFPDGPPPSGLRLCINSAAIKLVTEPVQASQG, from the coding sequence ATGCAAACCTGGAACGATGTAATCCGGCTGGCCAACCACGGCAGCCCGGCCCCCGATAAGCGCGTAGAAAAAACCGACGCCGAGTGGCGCGCCCAGCTCACCCCCGAGCAATACCACGTTACCCGCCAGCACGGTACCGAGCGCGCCTTCACCGGCGAGTACTGCGAGGCCCACGAAGCAGGACTGTATGCCTGCGTCTGCTGCGGCACCCCGCTCTATGACTCGCGCACCAAGTTCGAGTCGGGTACGGGCTGGCCGAGCTTCACGCAGCCGGTGCAGGAAAACGCCATCCGCTACAAGAAAGACACCAGCTACGGCATGACGCGCGTGGAAGTGCTCTGCAACGTCTGCGACGCCCACCAGGGCCACGTTTTCCCCGATGGCCCACCGCCCAGCGGCCTGCGCCTGTGCATTAACTCGGCTGCTATTAAGCTGGTAACGGAGCCAGTGCAGGCCAGCCAGGGTTAG
- a CDS encoding M949_RS01915 family surface polysaccharide biosynthesis protein, producing MRKFSLGFVLLLGVGACSETPQKHPATSPIPAAQPTASSAPASIPVRTLKAAQIPDPTLLPPGKLLEARQWQDSYGENLLLITRRGPFDEKTTEYTDEESGVELFARQYVRQASGRWQELWRMQDAIRNCAFDMWLGPLPGSTSITDLNADGETETTLVYQLTCRSDVSPSDLKLIMHAGRRKYALRGQTVVQYDSLTVAQRAPANPCCVDTLSEAELDAPEGYKLYAGRYQNEKDFRKAPPELLRYARQQWRKWSLQDQGEQL from the coding sequence ATGCGAAAATTTTCTTTGGGGTTTGTGCTCCTGCTGGGGGTAGGGGCGTGTTCCGAAACCCCGCAAAAACACCCGGCTACCAGTCCAATACCTGCTGCTCAGCCAACTGCTTCATCTGCGCCTGCTTCCATCCCCGTCCGCACCTTAAAGGCCGCCCAGATTCCGGACCCTACCCTGCTTCCGCCGGGCAAGCTGCTGGAAGCGCGGCAATGGCAGGATAGCTACGGCGAAAACCTACTGCTCATTACCCGGCGCGGTCCGTTTGATGAGAAGACTACCGAGTACACTGATGAGGAATCGGGGGTAGAGCTGTTTGCCCGGCAGTACGTGCGGCAGGCCTCGGGCCGCTGGCAAGAGCTCTGGCGCATGCAGGATGCCATCCGCAACTGCGCTTTTGATATGTGGCTGGGGCCGCTGCCGGGCTCTACCTCCATTACCGATCTGAACGCCGACGGCGAAACCGAAACCACGCTGGTGTACCAGCTCACCTGCCGCAGCGATGTAAGCCCTTCCGATCTGAAGCTAATTATGCACGCCGGCCGCCGGAAATACGCGCTACGGGGCCAAACAGTAGTACAATACGACTCCCTGACGGTGGCCCAACGCGCGCCTGCCAACCCGTGCTGTGTAGATACCCTCAGTGAAGCCGAGCTGGATGCTCCCGAGGGCTACAAGCTGTACGCGGGGCGCTACCAGAACGAAAAAGATTTCCGGAAGGCCCCGCCGGAGCTCCTGCGCTATGCCCGCCAGCAATGGCGCAAGTGGAGCCTGCAGGACCAGGGAGAGCAGCTGTAA